From Ruminococcus sp. HUN007, a single genomic window includes:
- the istA gene encoding IS21 family transposase yields the protein MVNYREIIKLKSENFSNAAIAVNVGSSRNTVAAVIKLAETHELSWPLPEDLSNHKIERMFYPERGHNEGYKLPDFEHIHNELAKPGVTLTLLWAEYCEKCEQEHSIPYQRTQFCDKYRSFAVTTKATLRIKHKPGEVLEVDWVGDTIPVMDAALGVEVPAYVFVATLSCSMYSYVEAFPDMKSHNWIEAHVHAYNFFGGSTRILVPDNLKTGVIKNTRSELILNRSYHEMAEHYGTAVIPARPVKPKDKPSAEGSVKVVETWILAALRNRKFFFI from the coding sequence ATGGTAAATTATCGTGAAATCATCAAACTGAAAAGTGAAAATTTCAGTAACGCAGCAATAGCTGTTAACGTGGGAAGTTCAAGAAATACAGTAGCTGCTGTCATTAAGCTTGCTGAAACGCATGAACTGTCCTGGCCGCTTCCTGAAGATCTTTCAAATCACAAAATTGAAAGAATGTTCTATCCGGAACGTGGACATAATGAAGGGTATAAGCTCCCTGACTTTGAACACATTCACAATGAACTTGCAAAGCCTGGAGTTACACTTACTCTTCTTTGGGCTGAATACTGTGAAAAATGCGAACAAGAACACAGCATTCCGTACCAGAGAACACAGTTCTGCGATAAGTATCGCTCTTTCGCGGTCACAACTAAGGCAACTCTTCGTATTAAGCATAAACCTGGAGAAGTCCTTGAGGTTGACTGGGTTGGCGACACCATTCCTGTAATGGATGCAGCACTTGGAGTTGAAGTACCCGCATATGTTTTTGTAGCTACTCTGAGCTGTAGTATGTACAGCTATGTTGAAGCATTTCCGGATATGAAATCTCATAACTGGATAGAAGCGCACGTCCACGCCTACAATTTCTTCGGTGGTTCTACAAGAATTCTTGTTCCGGATAACCTTAAAACCGGAGTTATCAAGAATACAAGAAGCGAATTGATACTGAATCGCTCATATCATGAGATGGCTGAGCATTACGGAACAGCTGTAATCCCTGCACGTCCTGTTAAGCCCAAGGACAAACCAAGCGCAGAAGGCTCAGTAAAGGTCGTTGAAACCTGGATTCTGGCAGCACTCAGAAACAGAAAGTTTTTTTTCATTTGA
- a CDS encoding CatB-related O-acetyltransferase, which translates to MYIKFHFEPCEIKESTYIFTNVNDDLFPALYIGLDSYIVDATVETALNFEYNDKLYNLQIGKYSSIAEELLFLIDMDHDYESVYQGVIREFSQNKLNHNKLRKGEILIGNDCWIGNGATIMNGVTIHDGAVVASKSVVTKTVPPYAIVGGNPAKIIKKRFDDETIKALEIIRWWNWDSNQLIKNREYLDGDVREFIKRFYPEAKEELIKSSEVNPYFDKFIDDGKVYVYIVDDDATVSSYAYVINQFCNMFHNMDSQLVLFFPDALPNKELSVKSVMHELNKYEDFDCCIDIVTESSVTIESLINHSDAYITSRSSQNIRAGYSGRPVHS; encoded by the coding sequence ATGTATATAAAATTTCATTTTGAACCTTGTGAAATAAAAGAGTCAACTTATATTTTTACAAATGTTAATGATGATTTATTTCCTGCACTTTATATAGGTTTAGATTCATATATTGTAGATGCAACGGTAGAAACAGCGTTGAATTTTGAATATAATGATAAACTTTATAATTTACAAATTGGAAAATATTCATCTATTGCTGAGGAATTATTATTTTTGATTGATATGGATCATGATTACGAATCTGTTTATCAAGGGGTGATTAGAGAATTTTCACAAAATAAATTAAATCATAATAAGTTACGTAAAGGAGAAATTCTTATCGGAAACGATTGCTGGATAGGAAACGGCGCAACGATAATGAATGGTGTTACAATTCACGACGGAGCTGTTGTTGCGTCAAAATCAGTTGTAACCAAAACTGTTCCGCCTTACGCAATAGTAGGAGGAAATCCAGCTAAAATAATTAAAAAGAGATTTGATGATGAAACGATTAAAGCTTTAGAGATAATAAGATGGTGGAATTGGGACAGTAACCAATTGATTAAAAACAGGGAATACCTTGATGGTGATGTAAGAGAATTTATAAAACGATTCTATCCTGAAGCTAAGGAAGAACTAATTAAAAGTTCAGAAGTAAATCCATATTTCGATAAATTTATAGATGACGGAAAGGTATATGTATATATAGTGGATGATGACGCAACTGTTTCGTCATATGCTTATGTTATTAATCAGTTCTGTAATATGTTTCACAATATGGATTCGCAGCTTGTATTGTTTTTTCCAGATGCTTTACCAAATAAAGAACTATCTGTAAAATCAGTTATGCATGAACTAAATAAATATGAGGATTTTGACTGCTGTATTGATATTGTTACGGAGAGCTCTGTAACAATAGAATCGCTTATCAATCATAGTGATGCATATATCACCAGCAGAAGTTCTCAAAATATCCGTGCTGGATATTCCGGTCGCCCAGTGCACTCGTGA
- a CDS encoding SAM-dependent methyltransferase — translation MLSKYVVIVAGDLVFTENWLSNMITIAKSDNKIGMINPVSSNVSNFQQIDFEFNDEDEMHKIIKRFNISNPQKWQERLRIVTLGTLFTKECLYAIGIPLHDVGFIHNFGDDDITFRVRRAGYKAILAGDTWIHHDHEKRNCTIEQAQKINNDLAIGRQNFREKYFGIDAWDDVNNFIPEILPLIKPPVDKDNCNILGIDIRCGTPILEIKNHLRQYDIFDATCCAITSEGKYFIDLQTFCGTDNVFTCSPADASDHFKQEVFDYIIIGENINEYPEPFKIIRHVYSLLKKGGQMFVYLKNNYDIYTFLNVIGHRQVRSSKYSLNLTIEQFLEQLAGMDIKSEVVGVVHHTNVPEEYINEVNNRTVAFVQKEWNETAARLTADKFTVKIEKI, via the coding sequence ATGCTTTCAAAGTATGTTGTAATAGTTGCAGGTGATTTGGTGTTTACTGAAAATTGGTTATCAAATATGATAACCATTGCAAAATCTGATAATAAGATAGGAATGATAAATCCGGTTAGTTCAAATGTAAGTAATTTTCAGCAAATTGATTTTGAATTCAATGATGAAGATGAAATGCATAAAATAATAAAACGTTTTAATATTTCAAATCCTCAAAAATGGCAGGAAAGACTTAGAATCGTAACTCTTGGAACGCTATTCACCAAGGAATGTCTTTATGCTATTGGTATTCCTCTTCATGATGTTGGATTTATACATAATTTTGGCGATGATGATATTACATTTCGAGTACGTCGTGCTGGTTACAAAGCTATTCTGGCAGGGGACACTTGGATTCACCATGATCACGAAAAAAGAAATTGTACAATTGAACAGGCTCAGAAAATAAATAATGATCTTGCAATAGGTCGGCAGAACTTTCGTGAAAAATACTTCGGTATAGATGCATGGGATGATGTAAATAATTTCATTCCAGAAATTCTTCCGCTGATTAAACCGCCGGTTGATAAAGATAATTGTAATATTCTTGGTATTGATATACGGTGCGGTACTCCGATACTTGAAATAAAGAATCATCTTCGTCAGTATGATATTTTTGACGCTACATGCTGTGCAATTACTTCTGAAGGAAAATATTTCATCGATCTTCAGACGTTCTGTGGTACAGATAACGTATTCACATGTTCTCCGGCAGACGCATCAGACCATTTTAAGCAGGAAGTATTTGATTATATCATAATCGGAGAAAATATAAACGAATATCCTGAGCCGTTCAAAATTATCCGACATGTGTATTCGCTTCTGAAAAAAGGCGGTCAGATGTTTGTATATCTTAAAAACAATTATGATATTTATACTTTCTTGAATGTTATAGGACACAGACAGGTTCGATCATCAAAATATTCTTTGAATCTAACTATTGAACAGTTCCTTGAACAGCTTGCCGGTATGGATATCAAGTCAGAAGTTGTGGGAGTTGTTCATCATACAAATGTACCGGAAGAATACATTAATGAAGTAAATAACAGAACAGTTGCATTTGTTCAGAAAGAATGGAATGAAACGGCTGCACGACTTACTGCGGATAAATTTACTGTTAAAATTGAGAAAATATAA
- a CDS encoding glycosyltransferase: MYELIEVNTSKAIGNEIDGSIYQVREQIANYNLKDYESEVTILVQTYNGLNKTKKCVESILKTISGIDCDLWLIDNGSTDGTLEYFKNVEYEKKTYYSY; this comes from the coding sequence ATGTATGAATTAATCGAAGTAAATACTAGTAAAGCAATAGGTAACGAAATCGATGGTTCAATTTATCAGGTTAGAGAACAAATCGCTAATTATAATCTTAAAGACTACGAAAGCGAAGTTACCATTCTTGTTCAAACCTATAACGGATTAAACAAAACAAAAAAATGTGTTGAAAGTATATTGAAAACAATATCTGGAATTGATTGCGATTTGTGGTTGATTGATAATGGTTCAACTGATGGAACGTTAGAGTATTTTAAAAATGTAGAATACGAAAAAAAAACATATTATTCGTATTAA
- a CDS encoding radical SAM/SPASM domain-containing protein, whose translation MNAEWKPRIDLKNRTKLETVIPLETPFIIFIDPCDKCNFQCKFCPTGNRELMRNTPGRNFGVMEWELYKKIINDLDEFESAVKVIRLYKDGEPLLNPRFVDMVKYAKDSKKCLRVDTTTNASLLTKNISDGIIEAGLDRINISIEGVTNEKYKEFSGCNVEFDKIVENIRYLYENKKNLEMIVKINGDILSEEEKAKFIEIFGNIADGIFIESIMDCWPEFEQTKVSVNSQRGIYGQAISEVLVCPYVFYSFAINSNGTASLCFLDWQRNMLIGNVKDHSLKELWNNEIIQKYRKEFLMGQRKNIKVCSNCGQLKQGQPDNIDLFREDLLRKIEENSNV comes from the coding sequence ATGAATGCGGAATGGAAACCTAGAATTGATTTAAAAAACAGAACAAAACTCGAAACAGTTATTCCTTTGGAAACACCATTTATTATTTTTATAGATCCTTGCGATAAATGCAATTTTCAATGTAAATTCTGTCCGACTGGAAATAGAGAATTAATGAGGAACACTCCAGGAAGAAATTTTGGAGTGATGGAATGGGAACTTTATAAAAAAATAATAAATGATCTTGATGAATTTGAATCAGCCGTTAAAGTAATAAGATTATATAAAGATGGTGAACCTTTGCTGAATCCTAGATTTGTAGATATGGTTAAATACGCAAAAGATTCAAAAAAATGTTTGAGAGTAGATACAACTACAAATGCGTCACTACTTACAAAGAATATATCCGATGGTATAATCGAAGCAGGATTAGATAGAATAAATATTTCTATTGAAGGCGTGACAAACGAAAAATATAAAGAGTTTTCAGGATGTAATGTGGAATTTGATAAAATCGTTGAAAATATTAGGTATCTTTATGAAAATAAAAAAAATCTTGAAATGATCGTTAAAATAAATGGAGATATACTTTCAGAAGAAGAAAAAGCAAAGTTTATAGAGATATTTGGAAATATTGCTGATGGAATCTTTATAGAAAGCATAATGGATTGTTGGCCAGAATTCGAACAAACAAAAGTTAGCGTTAATTCACAAAGAGGAATTTATGGTCAGGCAATAAGCGAAGTTTTGGTTTGTCCGTATGTATTCTATTCTTTTGCTATTAATTCAAATGGAACCGCTAGTCTTTGCTTTTTAGATTGGCAACGCAATATGCTGATTGGAAATGTAAAAGATCATTCTTTGAAAGAGTTATGGAACAATGAAATTATACAAAAGTATAGAAAAGAGTTTCTTATGGGACAAAGGAAAAACATTAAAGTGTGCAGTAACTGTGGTCAGTTAAAGCAAGGACAACCAGATAATATTGATTTGTTTAGAGAAGATTTGTTGAGAAAAATTGAGGAGAATTCAAATGTATGA
- a CDS encoding radical SAM/SPASM domain-containing protein translates to MNIQTRLNNNNRNNLSEVLPLKKPYVLLVDPSSLCNLRCKWCPSGYDNLMAEYGRNNGVMEYSLFEKIVSDSLEFATPINVLRLYKEGEPLVNPKFVDMVRIAKRSGAYKKIETTTNGILLNKELNRKLIDAGIDQINISVNGVSEEQIYKNTCRKIDFKKYCDNITDLCKNSENCIVYVKSIKDVLTEEEQKYFMDLFGEWADRIFLERLSPAWPDFDIKLSGYNYEDIGNYGQPLENRTVCPYIFYVMVINSDGTCDTCVGDWKHNQIIGDVNTNSLKNIWLGEQLKEIQLSHLDGIREKNELCKSCEVIKYGCYDNIDADRCEIKNRILNQNYFGER, encoded by the coding sequence TTGAATATTCAAACACGTTTAAACAATAATAATCGAAATAATTTATCGGAGGTGCTTCCTTTAAAGAAACCATATGTTTTGCTTGTAGATCCATCAAGTTTGTGTAATCTTAGATGTAAATGGTGTCCAAGTGGTTATGATAATCTTATGGCTGAATATGGTAGAAACAATGGGGTTATGGAGTATAGCCTTTTTGAAAAAATTGTATCGGATTCATTGGAATTTGCTACCCCAATAAATGTGCTTAGGTTATATAAAGAAGGTGAACCTCTTGTTAATCCTAAATTCGTTGATATGGTGCGAATCGCTAAAAGGTCAGGTGCGTATAAAAAAATTGAAACAACTACTAATGGAATTCTCCTGAACAAAGAGTTAAATAGAAAACTTATTGATGCAGGAATAGATCAGATTAATATTTCTGTTAATGGTGTTTCAGAGGAACAAATCTATAAAAATACTTGCAGAAAAATTGATTTCAAAAAATATTGCGATAATATAACAGATTTGTGCAAAAACAGTGAAAATTGCATTGTATATGTAAAAAGTATTAAAGATGTATTAACAGAGGAAGAACAAAAATATTTCATGGATTTATTTGGAGAGTGGGCTGATAGAATATTTTTAGAACGTCTGTCACCAGCTTGGCCAGATTTTGATATCAAATTAAGCGGTTATAATTACGAAGATATAGGAAACTATGGCCAGCCATTGGAAAACAGGACAGTATGTCCATATATTTTTTATGTTATGGTTATAAACTCAGATGGAACTTGTGATACTTGTGTGGGCGATTGGAAACATAATCAAATTATTGGTGATGTAAATACGAATTCATTAAAAAATATTTGGTTAGGTGAACAACTAAAAGAAATACAGTTGTCACATCTTGATGGAATCAGAGAGAAAAATGAACTATGCAAATCATGTGAAGTAATAAAGTATGGTTGTTATGATAATATAGATGCAGATAGATGTGAAATAAAAAATAGAATTCTAAATCAAAACTATTTTGGAGAGCGATAA
- a CDS encoding NAD-dependent epimerase/dehydratase family protein codes for MKILFIGGNGNISWHCTKKAIELGHEVYELHRGVTYATRREVHPEAKIIKCDIRNYQEAQKVLEDCSFDVVCDFICYNAEQAQTAIKLFEGKTKQYIVISSDVVYKRNIQNIPFNELSEKKDPYNSSEYISGKLFAEQVFMNEFYENKFPVTIVRPGYTYDTIIPVSIGHNCWTAIDKILKGKPLLIAGEGSYLWNYTHSKEFAEMFVCLIGCTEAIGEVFDISTDEILTWNDVSEILLSSLGLSKGNVFHVPYDRALKLTDFQPLDMMYDRMWHSIRANAKIKTLMKTKSTTIHFEDGIKMTLDWLDGNPVRKRIVSRYSDMLDKLYCEYGL; via the coding sequence ATGAAAATATTGTTTATTGGTGGAAACGGAAATATTAGCTGGCATTGTACAAAGAAAGCTATAGAACTTGGACATGAGGTGTACGAGCTTCACAGAGGTGTTACATATGCAACCAGACGTGAAGTTCATCCTGAAGCTAAGATAATAAAGTGTGATATACGTAATTATCAGGAAGCTCAAAAGGTATTGGAAGACTGTAGCTTTGATGTTGTTTGCGATTTTATTTGTTATAACGCAGAGCAGGCTCAAACAGCTATTAAGCTTTTTGAAGGTAAAACAAAACAGTATATCGTTATTAGTTCTGATGTGGTATATAAAAGAAATATCCAAAACATACCTTTTAATGAGCTTTCAGAAAAAAAAGATCCATACAATTCTTCAGAATATATAAGTGGAAAATTATTTGCAGAACAAGTGTTTATGAATGAATTTTATGAGAATAAGTTCCCAGTTACAATTGTTAGACCTGGATATACATATGATACAATTATTCCGGTTTCGATTGGCCATAATTGTTGGACAGCAATTGATAAAATTCTAAAAGGGAAGCCATTATTGATTGCCGGAGAAGGAAGCTATCTTTGGAATTATACTCATTCTAAAGAATTTGCTGAAATGTTCGTTTGTCTAATTGGTTGTACTGAAGCTATAGGTGAGGTGTTTGATATTTCAACAGATGAGATACTTACATGGAATGATGTATCTGAAATATTGTTATCTTCACTTGGTTTAAGTAAAGGTAATGTTTTTCATGTTCCTTATGATCGTGCATTAAAATTAACAGATTTTCAGCCTTTAGATATGATGTATGACAGAATGTGGCATAGTATAAGGGCGAATGCAAAAATAAAAACATTAATGAAAACTAAAAGTACGACAATTCATTTTGAAGATGGTATAAAAATGACTTTGGATTGGCTTGATGGAAATCCGGTCAGAAAGCGAATTGTATCTAGATACAGTGATATGTTAGATAAGCTTTATTGCGAATACGGATTGTAA
- the rfbC gene encoding dTDP-4-dehydrorhamnose 3,5-epimerase, translating to MDQKGDVKQVFEIQEKLLGDAVVISGFCSEDNRGSFFKNFEKDIYQSIGIDFNVNETFVSLSAKNVIRGMHFQLNNPQAKLVSVINGSVYDVIVDLRKESSNYGKWAGVELSYRNHLSLYVPRGFAHGFLSLEDGSTVLYQCDGRYDKESDTGIRFDDPDVGIDWRIDDLDNVICSERDRGLMTFKIFEVLNEVFK from the coding sequence ATGGATCAGAAAGGAGATGTGAAACAAGTGTTTGAAATACAAGAAAAATTACTTGGTGATGCAGTTGTTATAAGCGGATTCTGTTCTGAAGATAACCGAGGCAGTTTTTTTAAGAACTTTGAGAAAGATATTTATCAGTCGATTGGTATTGATTTTAATGTGAATGAAACTTTTGTTTCATTATCAGCGAAAAATGTGATAAGAGGAATGCATTTTCAGCTTAACAACCCTCAGGCTAAACTTGTCAGTGTTATAAATGGCAGTGTTTATGACGTTATTGTTGATCTGAGAAAAGAAAGCAGTAATTACGGAAAATGGGCTGGAGTAGAATTAAGTTACCGTAATCATTTATCACTGTATGTTCCACGAGGATTTGCTCATGGATTTCTATCTCTTGAAGATGGTTCAACTGTTTTGTATCAGTGTGATGGCCGATATGATAAAGAAAGCGATACAGGAATAAGATTTGATGATCCAGATGTAGGAATAGACTGGAGAATTGATGATTTGGATAATGTCATTTGTTCGGAACGTGACAGAGGATTAATGACATTTAAGATATTTGAAGTGCTTAATGAGGTTTTCAAATGA
- a CDS encoding NAD(P)-dependent oxidoreductase, which translates to MKVIVTGASGFLGKVLCSELKSKGHDVTAIVRNKNVCVDADKIICCDLNNYHQLNEIITDRGFDVLYHFAWAGTSGSARGDYSLQIDNIKASCILTEQCKLLECRRIVYASSIMEYEISALMETETDPPVSSVYSAAKMTSDYMMKALAVSNKTEYIRGIISNVYGPGENSPRLVNTTIRKLLKNEHCAFSPGEQMYDFIYIDDAVKAFAAIGEKGTTGRTYYIGSERPRKLKEFLIKLKDIVAYDAIIGIGEIPFNGVSIDYEQFDKEAVLRDTGFRNQITFSEGIKRTAEWIRKEM; encoded by the coding sequence ATGAAAGTGATCGTAACAGGAGCATCCGGATTCCTTGGCAAAGTATTGTGTTCTGAACTTAAATCCAAAGGTCATGATGTAACAGCAATTGTCAGAAATAAAAATGTTTGTGTTGATGCGGATAAGATAATCTGCTGCGATTTGAATAATTATCATCAGCTTAACGAGATTATTACGGATCGCGGTTTTGATGTGCTGTATCATTTTGCATGGGCAGGAACTTCAGGGTCTGCACGTGGAGATTACAGTTTGCAGATTGATAATATAAAAGCTTCATGTATTCTTACGGAACAGTGTAAGCTTCTTGAATGCAGACGTATAGTGTATGCATCAAGCATAATGGAGTATGAGATATCTGCATTAATGGAAACAGAAACTGATCCGCCGGTTTCGTCAGTTTACTCTGCTGCTAAGATGACTTCTGACTACATGATGAAAGCTTTAGCGGTGTCAAATAAAACAGAGTACATAAGAGGAATAATTTCTAATGTTTATGGTCCAGGCGAAAACAGTCCGAGGCTTGTCAACACTACTATACGAAAGCTTCTGAAAAATGAACACTGTGCATTCTCACCTGGGGAACAGATGTATGATTTCATTTACATTGATGATGCAGTAAAAGCCTTTGCTGCGATAGGTGAAAAAGGAACAACAGGCCGGACATATTATATCGGAAGTGAAAGACCTCGAAAACTGAAAGAGTTTCTGATAAAATTAAAAGATATTGTTGCATATGATGCAATTATCGGAATCGGTGAAATACCTTTTAACGGTGTTTCAATTGATTATGAACAATTTGACAAAGAAGCTGTTTTAAGAGATACCGGTTTCAGAAATCAGATAACATTCAGTGAAGGCATAAAAAGAACGGCTGAATGGATCAGAAAGGAGATGTGA
- a CDS encoding glycosyltransferase family 4 protein, producing the protein MIDLLYITAHMGGGAGKAISGIIKNTSDKCKNTIVLLEKPVEEKYSQVCQTCGADLITEPSCEEIIKLAEDADAVIFNWWAHPLTVDLIRKLGKAKTRLVLWSHINGLQYPVLTPEFLLQFEGLLFTSPCSAKNSCFSDSDKNLILKKSAFVYGTGDFRPLNYSFKTDYETRKEIRIGYIGTLDFAKLNSHFPRICSEIKRRVPKVQFVLCGKYSEDFINNFFSEYPDLKGCIEFTGYINNPEKYLLSFDTFCYPLSENNYATTENALLEAMAAGLPVIVLDNPPEREIVENDMTGFVASDVNDFIEKCIILCNDADKRKTLGMSARRSVIDKYDADVNADSFITAVENSLSSDKRGHDFEKLIGSDIFGNFLYFTGEDKEKILRLFAEADVHLPEIYYSFSKSSPMHYIDYFRNDKFEKLCRLLHPKKFIGSEDGK; encoded by the coding sequence ATGATTGATCTTCTGTATATAACTGCTCATATGGGTGGTGGCGCCGGAAAGGCTATAAGCGGAATAATTAAAAACACTTCAGATAAATGCAAAAATACTATTGTCCTTTTGGAAAAGCCAGTTGAAGAAAAATATAGTCAGGTATGCCAGACATGTGGTGCAGATTTAATTACTGAACCTTCTTGCGAAGAAATAATCAAACTTGCAGAAGATGCTGACGCGGTCATATTTAACTGGTGGGCACATCCTTTGACTGTGGATTTGATAAGGAAACTTGGAAAAGCCAAAACAAGACTTGTTTTGTGGTCTCATATAAACGGACTGCAGTATCCTGTTCTGACTCCGGAATTTCTTTTGCAGTTTGAAGGACTTTTGTTCACCTCACCGTGTTCAGCTAAAAACAGTTGCTTTTCAGATTCAGATAAAAACCTGATTTTAAAGAAAAGTGCTTTTGTATACGGAACAGGTGATTTCAGGCCTCTTAATTATTCTTTCAAAACAGACTATGAAACAAGAAAAGAAATTCGTATAGGCTATATAGGCACTTTGGATTTTGCAAAACTGAATTCACATTTTCCTCGAATTTGTTCTGAAATAAAACGAAGAGTTCCGAAAGTGCAATTCGTTTTATGCGGGAAATATTCAGAAGATTTCATAAATAATTTCTTTTCGGAATATCCTGATTTAAAGGGATGTATTGAATTTACCGGATATATAAATAATCCTGAAAAGTATCTTCTGTCATTTGATACTTTCTGTTATCCGCTTTCAGAAAATAATTATGCAACAACAGAAAACGCTTTGCTTGAAGCAATGGCCGCAGGACTTCCTGTAATAGTTCTTGATAATCCGCCTGAACGAGAGATAGTGGAAAATGATATGACGGGATTTGTTGCATCTGATGTGAATGATTTTATAGAAAAGTGCATTATTCTTTGCAATGATGCTGATAAGCGGAAAACGCTCGGAATGTCAGCACGCAGATCCGTTATTGATAAGTATGACGCAGATGTGAATGCAGATTCATTTATAACTGCAGTTGAAAATTCATTATCTTCAGATAAACGTGGACATGATTTTGAAAAATTAATCGGTTCGGATATTTTTGGAAATTTCCTGTATTTCACTGGTGAGGACAAAGAGAAAATATTACGATTATTTGCCGAAGCAGATGTACATTTACCTGAAATCTATTATAGTTTCAGTAAGAGTTCCCCGATGCATTACATTGATTATTTCAGAAATGATAAATTTGAAAAGCTGTGCAGATTACTGCATCCGAAAAAATTCATTGGTTCGGAGGATGGCAAATGA
- the rfbH gene encoding lipopolysaccharide biosynthesis protein RfbH, producing MSEEIMRKQILDMVKDYCNTYHKKEYKAGDRINYSGRVYDSDEMVNLVDSALDFWLTTGKYSEKFEKRFADKLGVKKCFLVNSGSSANLLAFMTLTSDLLGERKIRRGDEVITVAAGFPTTVAPIIQYGAVPVFVDVTIPSYNIDCTQLENALSDKTKAVMIAHTLGNPFNLKAVKDFCEKHNLWLVEDNCDALGSKYTLDGKKYFTGTVGDIGTSSFYPPHHITMGEGGAVYTNDPLLAKIIHSMRDWGRECICPSGTDNFCGHRYDGQFGDLPQGYDHKYVYSHLGYNLKVTDMQAAVGVAQLEKLDRFTEARKKNFKFLRESLNCLKDKIILPEAEVNSDPSWFGFAMTLPENIERKKVLQYLEDHNIQTRLLFSGNIIKHPCFNSMRESGEGYRVVGDLINTDIIMNRTFWVGVYPGMTEEMLVRMSDELKNIIGKLI from the coding sequence ATGAGTGAAGAAATAATGAGAAAACAGATCCTTGATATGGTTAAGGATTACTGTAACACATATCACAAAAAAGAATATAAAGCTGGCGACAGAATAAATTACTCCGGACGTGTTTACGATTCCGATGAGATGGTGAATCTTGTTGACAGCGCTCTGGATTTCTGGCTTACAACCGGAAAGTATTCGGAGAAATTTGAAAAGAGATTTGCTGATAAACTCGGAGTGAAGAAATGCTTTCTTGTAAATTCCGGTTCATCGGCAAATCTGCTTGCGTTTATGACACTTACTTCTGATCTTCTCGGAGAGAGAAAAATCAGACGTGGTGATGAAGTAATTACAGTTGCAGCCGGATTTCCGACAACTGTTGCACCGATCATACAGTATGGTGCTGTACCGGTGTTTGTGGATGTCACCATTCCTTCTTACAATATTGACTGCACGCAGCTCGAAAATGCATTATCTGATAAAACAAAAGCAGTCATGATAGCACATACACTTGGAAATCCGTTCAATCTGAAAGCAGTTAAAGATTTTTGTGAAAAGCATAATCTTTGGCTTGTTGAAGACAACTGTGATGCGCTTGGATCAAAATATACACTGGATGGTAAAAAATATTTTACAGGTACAGTTGGTGATATAGGAACGTCAAGTTTCTACCCTCCTCATCACATTACTATGGGTGAAGGTGGTGCGGTCTATACAAATGATCCGCTTCTTGCAAAGATAATCCATTCAATGCGTGACTGGGGACGTGAATGTATCTGTCCTTCCGGAACAGATAATTTCTGTGGTCACAGATATGATGGTCAGTTTGGAGACCTGCCACAGGGATACGATCATAAATATGTTTATTCTCATTTAGGTTATAATTTGAAAGTTACCGATATGCAGGCGGCAGTGGGAGTGGCACAGCTTGAAAAGCTTGACAGATTTACTGAAGCACGAAAGAAGAATTTTAAGTTTCTGAGAGAGAGCCTGAACTGCCTTAAAGACAAGATCATTCTTCCGGAAGCGGAGGTTAATTCTGATCCAAGCTGGTTTGGATTTGCTATGACATTACCTGAAAATATTGAAAGAAAAAAAGTTCTTCAGTATCTTGAAGATCATAATATACAGACAAGACTTCTGTTTTCAGGAAATATAATCAAGCATCCGTGTTTTAACAGTATGAGAGAATCTGGTGAGGGCTATAGAGTTGTCGGTGATTTGATTAATACGGATATCATAATGAACAGAACATTTTGGGTAGGTGTTTATCCGGGAATGACTGAAGAGATGCTTGTAAGAATGTCTGATGAGTTAAAGAATATTATAGGGAAACTGATATGA